The sequence below is a genomic window from Gammaproteobacteria bacterium.
AGGGTCCGGACGATGGCGGTTCGGACATCGCGTCCCTGTCGGGCCGCAAGCGAAGCGCGTTCCTCGCCGGTCGCGTCCAGCGGCTCGAAGCCTTCGTGGTCTGGTCGCACGACCCGGACCTTCGTCCGGCGGGCGGGGGTTCCGGGCCGGGACCGCTGTCGCGGTTCAGGCGGCTTCGGAAGCGCGGCGGCAAGACGGTGACGACCTACCTGGCCTCGGAGATTCAGGCGGCTGCGGGCCGGTTCCGCGCGATGATCGACGCGGGCCGCGCGCTGGTGGCGGAGCACACGCCGGTCGAGATGCTGGGAGACCTGGAAGCTTCCCGGCTCCTCTCCGAACTCATCAACCGGCCCGGCACGTTCTGGGACGGCGCGACGGGCAGCGGCATGAACTGGCGTCTGGCGGTCTCGGAGTTGGAGGTGGAGCGGTCGCATCTTCGGCTGGACGGCGAGCCGGTGATCCTGTATTCGCTCTTGTCGCCGCCGGGCCAGGCGCACGGGAACCTGCTCAAGGATCTCTTCTGCCTGGACGCGGTGACGACCGTCTCGCTCGAATGGCGGCCGTGGACTCCTCAAGCGGCGCGTCGGCGGATCCGGAGCGCGCAGCGCCACTACTTCGCGCGCCGCTACTCGATGATGGCGCACGCGCAGGACGCCCAGGGCACGGCGGCGGCGATGGTCGATTCCGCCGCTGCCGCCGAGTCCGACCGTCTGGGAGCGGCGCTCGTCGAACTCGAAGCCGACGGCGTGGCCTACGGCGAGGCGTCGCTGACCGTGGCGCTGCACGGCGAACTCGACGGGATCGAGCGGCTGGACGGCGACGTGCGCCGCCTGTTCGCCGCGCACGACGCGAAGGTGATCCGGGAGGGCTACGGCCAGCTTCCCGCATGGTTCGCGCGGCTCCCGGCCCAGCCGCGCAAGCGGCAGGTGCGGAAGGTGTTCGTGTCCGCTGGCCTCGCGGCGTGCCTCGCGCCCGTGTTCGGGCCGCCGAGGGGGAACCGCAAGAGCCGCCATCTGGACCGCGAGCCGCTCGCGGTGTTCGAGACGTCGTGGCGCACGGCGTACCGCTACGACCTGTTCGCGGGCGATGTGGGCCACACGCTGATCCTTGGGGCGACGGGCTCGGGCAAGAGCTTTACGCTCAACTTCCTGCTCGTCGAGGCGCTCAAGTACGATCCGCGCATCCTGATCCTGGACCTGGGCGGCTCCTACCGCTGGCTGACCCGGTTCCTCGGGGGCCGGTATCTGGAGCTCGCGCCGGGCGAGGCGGAGCCCACCCTCCGCCTCCAGCCGTTCGCGCTTCCCCCGACCACGCGGACGTTCCAGTTCCTGACCGGCTGGGTGCTCCGGCTCCTGAAGCTGGGAGGGTACGAAGCCGACGGCGCGGACACGAGCGAGATCCGCGCCCGGAT
It includes:
- a CDS encoding DUF87 domain-containing protein, producing MRVAEERRAYEAAGSLAEELPYWGWLDDGRTCLTRAGELVAAGRIRPAAVDGRTPEQIDRVLGLWQRLLSGLGSDTRLQFHMLRRPSLAEGPDDGGSDIASLSGRKRSAFLAGRVQRLEAFVVWSHDPDLRPAGGGSGPGPLSRFRRLRKRGGKTVTTYLASEIQAAAGRFRAMIDAGRALVAEHTPVEMLGDLEASRLLSELINRPGTFWDGATGSGMNWRLAVSELEVERSHLRLDGEPVILYSLLSPPGQAHGNLLKDLFCLDAVTTVSLEWRPWTPQAARRRIRSAQRHYFARRYSMMAHAQDAQGTAAAMVDSAAAAESDRLGAALVELEADGVAYGEASLTVALHGELDGIERLDGDVRRLFAAHDAKVIREGYGQLPAWFARLPAQPRKRQVRKVFVSAGLAACLAPVFGPPRGNRKSRHLDREPLAVFETSWRTAYRYDLFAGDVGHTLILGATGSGKSFTLNFLLVEALKYDPRILILDLGGSYRWLTRFLGGRYLELAPGEAEPTLRLQPFALPPTTRTFQFLTGWVLRLLKLGGYEADGADTSEIRARIEDLYALGTERRTLSVLAGSLPSAMWPALSRWTEGGAWGAFFDNPPSGAADIEFRDWQVIDLAGAAEHADLCEAALAYLLERMRLEIEDPAETARLKLMVVDEAWRYMQDPAVLNYLAEAAKTWRKKNAALVLATQSAVDVTGTPGASALLESIPTKLFLANAELPDEAGALFRLNESEVDRIRGLTPKRELYLRRPDEAAVLRLEVDPESYWLYTSSPLDAERRAEAVARHGLVRALEALAGRTHPTPPTERT